From a single Triplophysa rosa linkage group LG1, Trosa_1v2, whole genome shotgun sequence genomic region:
- the si:cabz01068815.1 gene encoding solute carrier family 51 subunit beta — protein sequence MLLLWITLCFAWPGAMGFMIRSVKEGLCLEDGLHSIVRLKECEPDSEHQQWFWTDKWYLVNTGTFRCLSSLDNEHVQATACYAGDHIRWRCEAQQILSLRNSLALSAEGGKVSLVADQHKWTTLDGGDICQNKMRSKRQSHVDFESDFEEPDDRMTEEQVKFLQWYYRTEDRTSWTFAMLGFAFLGLLIGCMLLVMGMMGNRSRKQIAKYRASTKVMAVKPEMEELQVMTKKITEEKTSYVPLMQNSHTEDSLNDSKVTEELKPGEILVTWKDGNVSTLYPEPIANDEVEESHIEGQDMETLSPNTHDSSL from the exons ATGCTGCTCTTATGGATAACATTGTGCTTCGCATGGCCTG GTGCAATGGGATTTATGATCCGCAGTGTTAAAGAAGGTTTGTGTCTAGAGGACGGTCTTCATAGTATAGTTCGTTTAAAGGAATGCGAGCCCGACTCGGAGCACCAGCAGTGGTTCTGGACAGATAAGTGGTACCTGGTAAACACGGGCACCTTCAGGTGTCTCTCCTCTCTCGACAATGAACATGTCCAAGCCACTGCTTGTTATGCTGGTGACCACATCAGGTGGCGGTGTGAAGCTCAACAGATTCTCAGCTTAAGGAATTCACTGGCATTGAGTGCAGAGGGTGGAAAAGTCAGTCTGGTCGCAGATCAGCACAAGTGGACGACTCTAGATGGGGGTGACATCTGTCAAAACAAAATGA GATCCAAAAGACAAAGCCATGTAGATTTTGAGTCTGACTTTGAAGAACCGGATGACAGAATGACAGAGGAACAAGTGAAGTTTTTACAGTGGTATTACCGCACAGAGGACC GAACATCATGGACATTTGCCATGCTTGGATTCGCTTTTCTGGGTCTTCTGATTGGTTGTATGCTGTTGGTCATGGGAATGATGGGCAACAG GAGCAGAAAACAAATAGCCAAGTACAGAGCATCTACAAAAGTGATGGCAGTGAAACCTGAAATGGAGGAGCTGCAGGTCATGACGAAGAAGATCACCGAAGAGAAAACCTCCTATGTTCCCCTCATGCAGAACAGCCATACAGAAGATTCTTTAAACGACAGCAAAGTCACAGAAGAACTGAAGCCCGGAGAGATCCTGGTGACCTGGAAGGACGGCAACGTGTCCACTTTATATCCTGAACCCATAGCAAACGATGAGGTGGAAGAGTCCCACATTGAGGGTCAAGATATGGAAACCCTCTCTCCAAACACCCACGATTCATCACTTTAA
- the rasl12 gene encoding ras-like protein family member 12 isoform X1 — protein MSLMFGKARTCNIVTVPEHEPSECNIVILGALGSGKSALTVKFLTKRFISEYDPNLEDTYSSEEVVDQQPVLVKVMDTADQDGPVNCERYLGWASAFFIVYSIDNRSSFEICQQYMETVTLYTKGLQPEAQVILLGNKLDMERYRKVSRSDGAALASRFGCLFFEVSACSDFLSVQSIFHEAVREVRREAERSIRPLFISEDKATVSLSSACYKELPAPATAKLVTVKSSRAQSKRRAPTLTLLKGFKIF, from the exons ATGTCTCTGATGTTTGGGAAAGCAAGAACGTGCAACATCGTAACAGTTCCTGAGCATGAACCTTCAGAATGTAACATTGTGATTTTGGGGGCTTTGGGTTCTGGAAAGTCAG CTCTTACTGTCAAGTTCCTCACAAAGAGATTCATCAGTGAATATGATCCAAATCTTG AAGACACGTATTCCTCTGAAGAAGTGGTTGACCAACAGCCGGTTCTGGTGAAAGTGATGGACACTGCTGATCAG GATGGACCGGTCAACTGTGAGCGTTATTTAGGTTGGGCCAGTGCCTTCTTTATCGTCTACAGCATTGACAatcggagcagttttgagatctGCCAGCAGTACATGGAGACGGTGACTCTTTACACGAAAGGCCTGCAGCCCGAGGCACAGGTGATTCTTCTGGGAAACAAACTGGACATGGAGAGATACAG AAAGGTGAGCAGGTCAGATGGTGCGGCCCTGGCCTCGCGGTTCGGCTGTCTGTTCTTTGAAGTTTCTGCGTGCTCGGACTTTCTGTCGGTGCAGAGCATCTTTCACGAGGCCGTACGGGAGGTGAGACGGGAGGCGGAGAGGAGCATCCGTCCGCTCTTCATCAGCGAGGACAAGGCCACCGTCAGTCTGTCCTCCGCCTGTTATAAAGAGCTCCCCGCCCCGGCCACGGCCAAACTGGTGACGGTGAAGTCTTCAAGAGCTCAGAGCAAACGCAGAGCTCCCACGCTGACCCTTCTCAAGGGCTTCAAGATCTTCTGA
- the rasl12 gene encoding ras-like protein family member 12 isoform X2, producing MSLMFGKARTCNIVTVPEHEPSECNIVILGALGSGKSALTVKFLTKRFISEYDPNLDTYSSEEVVDQQPVLVKVMDTADQDGPVNCERYLGWASAFFIVYSIDNRSSFEICQQYMETVTLYTKGLQPEAQVILLGNKLDMERYRKVSRSDGAALASRFGCLFFEVSACSDFLSVQSIFHEAVREVRREAERSIRPLFISEDKATVSLSSACYKELPAPATAKLVTVKSSRAQSKRRAPTLTLLKGFKIF from the exons ATGTCTCTGATGTTTGGGAAAGCAAGAACGTGCAACATCGTAACAGTTCCTGAGCATGAACCTTCAGAATGTAACATTGTGATTTTGGGGGCTTTGGGTTCTGGAAAGTCAG CTCTTACTGTCAAGTTCCTCACAAAGAGATTCATCAGTGAATATGATCCAAATCTTG ACACGTATTCCTCTGAAGAAGTGGTTGACCAACAGCCGGTTCTGGTGAAAGTGATGGACACTGCTGATCAG GATGGACCGGTCAACTGTGAGCGTTATTTAGGTTGGGCCAGTGCCTTCTTTATCGTCTACAGCATTGACAatcggagcagttttgagatctGCCAGCAGTACATGGAGACGGTGACTCTTTACACGAAAGGCCTGCAGCCCGAGGCACAGGTGATTCTTCTGGGAAACAAACTGGACATGGAGAGATACAG AAAGGTGAGCAGGTCAGATGGTGCGGCCCTGGCCTCGCGGTTCGGCTGTCTGTTCTTTGAAGTTTCTGCGTGCTCGGACTTTCTGTCGGTGCAGAGCATCTTTCACGAGGCCGTACGGGAGGTGAGACGGGAGGCGGAGAGGAGCATCCGTCCGCTCTTCATCAGCGAGGACAAGGCCACCGTCAGTCTGTCCTCCGCCTGTTATAAAGAGCTCCCCGCCCCGGCCACGGCCAAACTGGTGACGGTGAAGTCTTCAAGAGCTCAGAGCAAACGCAGAGCTCCCACGCTGACCCTTCTCAAGGGCTTCAAGATCTTCTGA
- the kbtbd13a gene encoding kelch repeat and BTB domain-containing protein 13, translating into MTSSNLMESSSCADIKDDTRKAICQPMGFVKIRFGENVLMVDKGLLELNCEYFRALFHSGMKECHQDEIYLPALSARGFLVTLRVLHGERPILSGDEIVEAIQCAAFLHVEVLTEHLVNMVNSDNCLLMYHTAATFGLFRLFNSTALFIRDMYEDLKEDVKCLPEDLIEYVKSLIPNTYVTVGTHSPTIKLLQDFMRTVCYLDEDENDWKVLTHLPLDASTTMAGIAVLDNKLYIVGGVYDVTNKVVDSGFCYDVSTDTWSTFSSPQKLRYNCTLVGHEGNLYIIGGEHDKTVMSSVERYNVSTDTWNFAAHLPRPAAAVACTKTMSRLFICLWRPKDATEIYEYIRKEDKWGLTTTLVRHQSYGHCLVAHMDNLYVMRNGPSDDFLRCVMDCYNLTTGQWTAMHGQYENSKGALFTAVVRGDSVFTVNRRATVEYAIEENKWRTKKEMTGFPRIGSMWTFLLRLTKKSSEALEKYDNGPEIYSLPSNSVKCTE; encoded by the coding sequence ATGACCAGCAGTAACTTGATGGAGTCGAGCAGCTGTGCTGACATAAAGGACGACACAAGGAAGGCGATTTGCCAGCCAATGGGTTTTGTGAAAATTCGCTTTGGTGAAAATGTCTTAATGGTGGACAAAGGCCTCCTGGAGCTCAATTGCGAATACTTCCGAGCTCTTTTCCATTCTGGGATGAAGGAATGCCACCAGGATGAGATTTATCTTCCAGCACTTAGTGCTCGTGGGTTCTTGGTCACCCTTCGGGTGTTACACGGAGAAAGACCCATTTTGAGCGGAGACGAAATTGTTGAAGCCATACAATGTGCCGCTTTCCTTCATGTAGAGGTTCTAACCGAGCATCTCGTGAACATGGTCAATTCAGACAACTGTCTTCTTATGTATCACACGGCTGCTACTTTTGGGCTATTTAGGCTCTTCAACAGTACTGCTTTGTTTATTCGGGACATGTATGAAGACCTCAAAGAAGATGTGAAGTGCCTACCCGAGGATTTGATTGAATACGTCAAGTCACTTATTCCTAATACATACGTGACTGTCGGCACTCACTCGCCAACTATCAAGCTTCTGCAGGACTTCATGAGAACAGTTTGCTATCTGGATGAAGATGAGAATGATTGGAAGGTTCTCACACACTTACCCCTCGATGCTAGTACCACCATGGCAGGTATCGCAGTCCTTGACAACAAGCTCTACATTGTTGGAGGGGTCTACGACGTTACCAACAAAGTTGTGGACTCGGGGTTCTGCTACGATGTATCTACAGACACTTGGAGCACATTTTCCAGCCCGCAAAAACTTCGTTACAACTGCACCTTGGTCGGCCACGAGGGCAACCTTTACATCATTGGTGGAGAGCACGACAAGACAGTAATGTCCTCTGTGGAGAGGTACAACGTCTCGACGGACACTTGGAACTTTGCCGCCCATCTGCCGAGACCTGCAGCAGCTGTCGCTTGCACCAAAACTATGAGCAGACTGTTCATCTGCCTCTGGAGACCAAAAGACGCTACGGAGATTTACGAGTACATCCGAAAGGAAGATAAGTGGGGGCTAACCACCACACTTGTTAGGCATCAAAGTTACGGCCATTGTTTGGTGGCCCACATGGACAATTTGTACGTAATGAGGAATGGACCATCTGATGATTTTTTGAGATGCGTGATGGACTGTTACAATCTCACCACGGGTCAGTGGACGGCCATGCACGGGCAGTACGAAAACAGCAAGGGAGCCTTGTTTACTGCAGTGGTGCGAGGGGACTCTGTTTTCACAGTGAATCGCAGGGCGACGGTGGAATACGCTATTGAGGAGAACAAGTGGAGGACGAAAAAAGAAATGACAGGATTTCCAAGAATTGGCTCCATGTGGACTTTTCTCCTGAGACTGACAAAGAAAAGCAGCGAGGCTTTAGAAAAGTACGATAACGGACCGGAGATCTACAGCCTCCCTTCAAACTCTGTAAAATGCACTGAATGA